The Comamonas testosteroni genome contains the following window.
CAGCATGTCGATAAAAGTCATAAAGGGGGATTTTAATTGTTCACCCCTTCCAAGCCTTGCCACAGGTTTTGCAGCAAGACGTCAAACTTGGCACACACCAGTGGAGAGACAGCGAGCAAGGGCCTGGGCGGCCCCGCCGCCCCGCAGCGAGGCTGTCGTCCCCCTCCCATAGCGCGCAGCGCGTAGAGAGAGGGGGAAGGCGCGAAGCGCCACAGGGGGAGAAAGTCATCCCGGGGGGAGATAATCCAGCCCCATGCCTTCGTTCACGCCCAAACAGCTCATTCTTCTCGTTCTGCTCACCATCGTCTGGGGCCTGAACTGGCCGGTGATGAAGCTCGGCGTGCAGCATTTTCCGCCGCTGAGCTTTCGCATGGTCAGCATGTGGATAGGCCTGCCGATTCTGGCCCTGCTTGTGATCAGCCAGCGCTTGCCGCTGAACATACCGCGCAGCTACTGGGGCCAGCTGGCCAAGCTCACGCTGTTCAATATGGTGCTCTGGCACTGCCTGATCATCATTGCCATCCCCACGCTGTCCAGCGGGCGCGCGGCGATTCTGGGCTACACCATGCCCATCTTCTCGGCCGTGTTCGGCAGCCTGTTCTTCAAGGACAGGCTGGGCGCACGCGCCTGGGCCGGCGTGGGAGCAGCCTTCGCCGGCGTGCTGCTGCTGCTGTGGCATGAGGTTGGCGCTCTGGGCAGCAAGCCCCTGGGCGTGATGCTGATGCTGATCGCCGCCGCCGGCTGGGCCTGGGGCACGCAGCTGCTGCGCCGTACCGAGGCACCGGTGCCGCTGATGACGCTGTCGCTGTGGATGGTGGCCATCACCACCGTGGTGCTGACCGTGCTGGCCTTTGTTTTCGAGCGCCAGCAATGGCATATGCCCGACCAGAGCGCCCTGGCTGCCATCGCTTTCAATGGTGTGCTGGTGCTGGGCTTTGCCCAGGCCGTGTGGTTCTATCTGGCCCGCAGCCTGCCGCCCGTGGCCTCCACGCTGAGCGTGATGATGATTCCGGTGCTCGGCGTTTTTGTGGGCGCCTGGTGGCTGGGCGAGGTCTTGCACTGGCAGGACTGGACTGCCGTCTGCCTGATGGTGGTGGCAATTGCTTCGGTGCTCTGGCCTGCCAAAAGCAGCCGTTAGTTCGCAGGTGGCTGCGTTTTGCACACGGTGTAGCGCAGCTCGGCCATTCCCGGGCCCATCTGCTGCACGGACTGCAGCTGCAGCACGGGACTCAGTACGCGGCGCGGGAACAAAGGCTTGCCACGGCCCAGAGTGGCCGAACCGATCTGCACAATCACCTCGTCCAGCAGGCCCGCGTCATGGAACTGACCTGCCAGATCTCCACCCCCCACGATCCAGATGTTCCTGTCGCCGGCTGCAGCCCTCATGCCTGCCAGCACGGGCCGCACATCGCCGCTGACAAAACGCACATCGGCTCCCTCTATCAACGGCAGCTGGCGGCTGGAGAAGACCCAGGCAGGCTGCGCATAAGGCCAGGCCGCGCCGGTTTCCCGCTTCACAGCATCGGCGTTGCGGACCATCCACTCATAGGTGGACGAGCCCATGGCCAGCGCACCGACCTGTGCAATAAAGCCCGGATAGCTGGACTCCGTCAGACTGCCCAGGGGAAACAGCCAGTCCAGGGAGTCGTCCTCGGTGGCAAGAAAGCCGTCCAGGCTGGAAGCGGTGTAGTACTGGGTCTTCATGATGGGCTGTAGTTTGCCTTGAAGGCGCTGACTCGGTTGGTTACAGGCCCGCTATCGAGAAAAATCAGTCTCGGTAGCATCCACCATTGCGGCGCTACAGCGCCTCAAAAGGCCTCTTACTGTGCCGGGGGCAGATTCCGTGCCGTGGCCAGCATGGTGGCGCACAGCAGCTCCTGTCCTTCGCGGCAGGAAAACACATCCGCCCGGGCCACTGTCAGCAGCTTGCTGGCCTGGATGACGCGGCCACGTGCCAGCAAGCTCGTGCCATTGGCCGCCGCCAGGTATTTGATGCTGCAGTCGATCGTGGCATTGAACCAGCCAGTCGGCAGCAGCGTCCCTGCCGCCGATACTGCGGCAAAGTCTGCGACGGCAAAGACCGGCGTTGCCTGCAACTGGCCGGGCTTGAAACTCAGACTTTCCTGGTAGGGCAGACAGAGATCGACCTCGCCCGGCTCTATGCGCTCAAAGCGCAGTTGCAGCATCTGCGCCACTGGCATGGACAGCACCAACGCCCTGATATCTCGGGCAAAGTGTTCGTTCTGCGGTGTCATCACTTCCTCCTGCTCCGGCCGGATGAACCGGCCTCGTCACTGCCGCGCGCACGAACACGCGGAAATCCTGGCTTCGAGGCTGGCTGCGGCTCGCGCTCGCCGAACCATGCGATATGTGAAACCAGGTGCTTGCGCAGTGCGCGCCGCTGGGCA
Protein-coding sequences here:
- a CDS encoding dihydrofolate reductase family protein → MKTQYYTASSLDGFLATEDDSLDWLFPLGSLTESSYPGFIAQVGALAMGSSTYEWMVRNADAVKRETGAAWPYAQPAWVFSSRQLPLIEGADVRFVSGDVRPVLAGMRAAAGDRNIWIVGGGDLAGQFHDAGLLDEVIVQIGSATLGRGKPLFPRRVLSPVLQLQSVQQMGPGMAELRYTVCKTQPPAN
- a CDS encoding PaaI family thioesterase, yielding MTPQNEHFARDIRALVLSMPVAQMLQLRFERIEPGEVDLCLPYQESLSFKPGQLQATPVFAVADFAAVSAAGTLLPTGWFNATIDCSIKYLAAANGTSLLARGRVIQASKLLTVARADVFSCREGQELLCATMLATARNLPPAQ
- a CDS encoding DMT family transporter gives rise to the protein MPSFTPKQLILLVLLTIVWGLNWPVMKLGVQHFPPLSFRMVSMWIGLPILALLVISQRLPLNIPRSYWGQLAKLTLFNMVLWHCLIIIAIPTLSSGRAAILGYTMPIFSAVFGSLFFKDRLGARAWAGVGAAFAGVLLLLWHEVGALGSKPLGVMLMLIAAAGWAWGTQLLRRTEAPVPLMTLSLWMVAITTVVLTVLAFVFERQQWHMPDQSALAAIAFNGVLVLGFAQAVWFYLARSLPPVASTLSVMMIPVLGVFVGAWWLGEVLHWQDWTAVCLMVVAIASVLWPAKSSR